TCGGCATCTCCTACACCGAGCTCGTCGACCGCCTGGAGACCGAGGGCCTGCAGAAGTTCGAGGCCGCCTGGGACGAGCTGCTCGCCTCCGTCCGCGCCGGCCTCGCCGCCCACCGCTGAGCCGCCCCTCCGCCTGAAAGGACCTCCCATGAGCACCTTCGGCCTGACCGCCACCGGCGCCGCGCTCGACGCAGTCGACCGCCACGTGCCCGCCCTCGTCGCCGAGCGCTTCGCCTCCCGCCTCGCCGCGGAGGACGCCGACCTCTGGGGCCCGGACGCCCGCGACGAGGCCGCCAAGCGCCTGGGCTGGATCTCCCTCTTCGAGGAGTCCCGCACGGTGGCCGCGGAGGCCGCCGCCCTGGCGGAGGAGCTCCGCGGCCAGGGCCTGACCCGCGTCGTGCTGGCCGGCATGGGGGGCTCCTCCCTCGCCCCCGAGGTCATCGCCGCGACGGCGGGCGCGGAGCTCGAGGTCCTCGACTCCACCGACCCGCAGCAGGTGGCCGCGGTCCTGGACCACGACCTCGAGCGCACCGTCCTGGTGGTCTCGTCCAAGTCCGGCTCCACCGTGGAGACCGACTCCCAGCGCCGGATCGTCGAGGCGGCCCTCGCCGCGGAGGACATCGACCCCGCGAGCCGGATCGTCGTCGTCACCGACCCGGGCTCCCCGCTGGAGGAGGCGTCGGTGGAGGCGGGCTACCGCGCCGTGTTCACCGCCGACCCCACGGTGGGCGGCCGCTACTCGGCCCTCACCGCCTTCGGCCTGGTGCCGGCGGCCCTGGCCGGCGTCGACGTCGAGTCCCTCCTCGACGAGGCCGAGGACGTCCTCGACCTGGTCACCGCCGACGACGCCGACAACCCGGCCCTGCAGCTCGGCGCCGCGATCGGCGGCACCGAGCCCCTGCGGGACAAGCTCGTCATCCAGGACCTCGGCTCCGGCATCGACGGGTTCGGCGACTGGGTCGAGCAGCTGATCGCCGAGTCGACGGGCAAGGACGGCACCGGCCTGCTGCCCGTCGTCGTCCGCCCGGGCGACCCGGAGACCGCCTGGGAGGCGCCGGACCTGCTGAAGGTCACGCTGGTCTCGGAGTCGGAGGAGAGCCCGGCCGGCGGGGACGGCGTGCGCCTGCACGGGTCGCTCGGCGCCCTCCTGCTGACGTGGGAGGCCGCCACGGCCGTGGCCGGCCGGCTGCTCGGCATCAACCCCTTCGACCAGCCGGACGTGGAGGCGGCCAAGGCCGCGGCCCGCGAGCTTCTGGACTCCCCCGCCGAGGAGGCCGAGCCGGGCACGGTGATCCACGGCGTGGAGGTCTCCGGCCCGGAGTCGGTGACGTCGGCGGACGACCTGCGGGGCGTCCTCGCGGCCGTGCGCGAGCTCGTGCCCGAGGACGGCTACCTGGCCGTCCACGCGTACCTCGACCGTCACGCGGACGTGGACCTCGCGGGGATCCGTGCGGACCTGGCGTCCGCGCTGGGCCGCCCGGTCACCTTCGGCTGGGGCCCCCGCTTCCTGCACTCGACGGGCCAGTACCACAAGGGCGGCCCGCGCAACGGGGTGTATCTGCAGGTCACGGGCGACGCCGCCCTCGACGTCGAGGTCCCCGGCCGCCCGTTCACGCTGGGCCGGTTGATCGCCGCCCAGGCCGCGGGCGACGCCGACGTGCTCCGCCGCCTGGGCCGTCCGGTGGTCACCCTGCGTCTGCGCGACCGCTCCGCCGGCATCGCCGCGCTCCGGACGGCGGCCCGTGAGGCCTGAGCCCGGCGGGCCGGCCCGCCGCAACCCCCTGCGCGACCCGCGGGACCGCCGTCTGACGCGGATCGCGGGCCCCTCCGCCCTCGTGCTGTTCGGCGTCACGGGCGACCTGGCCCGCAAGAAGCTGCTCCCCGCGATGTACGACCTGGCCCACCGCGGCCTGCTGCCGCCGTCGTTCTCCCTGGTGGGCTTCGGCCGCCGCGACTGGTCCGAGGCGGAGTTCGCCGACTACGTGCGCGCCGCCGTCGAGGCGGGCTCCCGCACGGCGTTCAACGAGACCGTGTGGGACCAGTTCCGGGGCGGGCTCCGGTTCGTCTCGGGGGCCTTCGGCGACGCCGACGCCTACGCGCGGCTCGACGAGGTCCTGACCGAGCTGGAGTCCTCCCGCGGCACGGGCGGCAACACCGCGTTCTACCTCTCGATCCCACCGGACTGGTTCGAAGACGTGTCCCGCCACCTGGCCGACCAGGGGCTCGCGGACCGATCCCAGCCCGCGGACGGGCCCTGGCGCCGCGTGGTCATCGAGAAGCCGTTCGGGCACGACCTCGCCTCGGCCCACGAGCTGAACGCCGTGATCGAGCGGGTGTTCCCACCGGACGCGGTCTTCCGCATCGACCACTACCTGGGCAAGGAGACCGTCCAGAACATCCTCGCGTTCCGGTTCGCCAACCGGATCTTCGAGCCGCTCTGGTCCGCGGAGCACGTGGACCACGTGCAGATCACCATGGCCGAGGACATCGGCATCGGCGGCCGCGCCGGCTACTACGACGGCGTGGGCGCGGCCCGCGACGTCATCCAGAACCACCTGCTGCAGCTGCTCGCCCTGACCGCCATGGAGGAGCCGATCTCCTTCGACGCCGCCCACCTGCGCGCCGAGAAGGAGAAGGTCCTGGCGGCCGTCCGCGTGCCCTGCACGCCGGAGGGCCTCGAGGCGGCGTCCGCGCGCGGGCAGTACACGAGCGGCTGGCAGGGCGGCGAGCAGGTCACGGGGTTCCTCGACGAGGAGGGGTTCAACCCCGCCTCCGTCACGGAGACGTTCGCGGCCCTCAAGGTGGACATCGGCACCCGGCGCTGGCAGGGCGTCCCGTTCTACCTGCGCGCCGGCAAGCGGCTGGGCCGCCGCGTCACGGAGATCGCCGTGGTGTTCAAGTCCCCGCCCCACCTGCTCTTCCCGGTGCACCCCGGCGACGAGTTCGGGCAGAACGTGATCGTGATCCGCGTGCAGCCCGACGAGGGCGTGACCATCCGCTTCGCCTCGAAGGTGCCGGGAACCCAGCACGAGGTGCGCGACGTGACCATGGACTTCGGCTACGGCCACGCGTTCACGGAGGACTCCCCCGAGGCCTACGAGCGGCTCATCCTCGACGTCCTGCTCGGCGAGCCGCCGCTGTTCCCGCGGCAGGAGGAGGTCGAGCTGTCCTGGGCCATCGTCGACCCGTTCGAGGAGCACTGGGCGTCCCTGGGCACCCAGCCCGAGCCCTACGCGCCGGGCACCTGGGGGCCGCCGTCCGCGGACGCCCTGATGGCCCGTGACGGACGAACCTGGAGGCGGCCGTGAAGATCCGCATGCACGACACCACGACGTCGCAGGTCGCCAAGCGGCTCACCGCGCTGCGCGAGTCCGCCGGCGTGTCCGCCCTGGGCCGGGTCCTCACGCTGGTCATCGTCACGGACGACGCCGGCATCGAGGCGGCCCTCGGGGCCGCCAACGCGGCGTCCCTGGAGCATCCCTGCCGGATCGTGGTGCTCGCCCTGGGCGACCCGCTCGCTCCCACCCGGCTGGACGCGGAGATCCGCGTCGGCGGCGACGCAGGGGCCTCCGACGTCGTGGTCCTGTGGTGCCAGGGGGAGGACGCCGTGGCGGACGAGCCCCTCGTCTCCGGCCTCCTGCTGCCGGACGCGCCCATCGTGGTGTGGTGGCCGGGCGAGCCCCCGGCGGAGCCCGCCACGACCGCGCTGGGACGCCTGGCGCACCGGCGCATCACCGACTCCGCCACCTGCCGGGACGCGAAGGAGACCCTGCAGCGGCTGGCGGCGGGGCTGCACGACGGCGACACCGACCTGGCCTGGACGCGCCTGACCCTCTGGCGCAGCCAGGTGGCGGCGATCCTCGACAACCTGGACCTCGCCGACGTGCGCTCCGTCACGGTCGACGGCGCCCCCGACTCCCCCAGCACGCTGCTGCTGGCGGCCTGGCTCACCTGGGGCCTGGACCGGCCGGTGACGATCGCCCACTCCAAGGCCGGCCACGGGATCCGCGCCGTACGCCTGCGCGGCCCGGAGGGGGACGTGGTCCTGTCCCGCTCGCAGTCCGAGGTGGCCCGCCTCTACCAGCAGGGCCGCCCCGTGCAGCGGATCTCCCTGCCGCGCCGCTCCGACCAGGACTGCCTCGCCGAGGAGCTGCGCCGGCTCGACCCGGACGAGGTCTACGGCGACGTCCTGCGCGTCGGGCTGCCCCGCACGGACCTCGCCCCCGTGGACGCCTCCGACCGCTGAGCGGTCCCCTGGACGCGACGCGGCCCCGCACCGGATACCGGTGCGGGGCCGCGTCGTTCGCCCGGGAGGACCGAGCGGGTCAAGACTCGACGGAGAACCGCGCGATGAGCGCGAGGGCCACGATGGCCAGGCCCCAGAGGACCGTGGCGGACACCGTGACGCGGGTCAGCAGGCGCTGGGCGGACCCGGAGGAGCTCATGGAGGTGGTGACGCCGCCGCCGAACATGTCGGACACGCCGCCTCCGCGGCCCTTGTGAAGCAGCACGAGCATGATGATGACCACGCTCAGCGCCACGACCGCGATCTGGAGCAGCAGCGTCAGGATGTCCATGGAGCCTTCCCTGTCATGTCCCCGGGGCCGCCCGACGGGCGCGCCGCGGCCGCGTCAGTGCGCGGCGTCGGACCGGACGATCCTAGCAAACTCGTCCGCGTCGAGGCTGGCCCCGCCCACCAGGGCGCCGTCCACGTCCGGCTGGGCCAGCAGCTCGGGCGCGGACGAGGACTTCACGGAGCCACCGTAGAGCACGCGGACGCGCTCGGCGACCTCCGCTCCGTGCCGCTCCGCCAGGTCCGCGCGCAGCGCGGCACACATCTCCTGGGCGTCGGCGGCGCTGGCCACCTCGCCGGTGCCGATGGCCCACACGGGCTCGTAGGCGACGACGACGCGGGCCACGTCCTCGGAGGACAGCCCGTCCAGGGAGCCGCGCAGCTGGGCCACGGTGTGCTCCACGTGCCGGCCGGCCTGTCGCACGTCCAGGCCTTCCCCGACGCACACCACGGGCACGAGCCCGTGCCGCAGCGCGGCCGCGGCCTTGCGGGCCACGAGGGCGTCGTCCTCGTGGTGCAGGGTGCGCCGTTCGGAGTGGCCGACGATCGCGTAGGCGCAGCCGAGCTTCGCGAGGAAGGCCCCGGACACCTCGCCCGTGAACGCGCCCGAGTCCTCCGCGGACACGTCCTGCGCGCCGTAGGCGACGCCGATCCGGTCCGCGGCCACGAGGGTCTGCACTGAGCGCAGGTCGGTGAAGGGCGGGAACACGGCGGCCTCCACGTTCCCCTGCTCATGGTCGGCGTCACCGAGGAGCCAGCCGAGGCGCTGCACCAGGGTGACGGCCTCCTGGTGGTCCAGGTTCATCTTCCAGTTGCCCGCGATGAGCGGGACGCGCACCGGCTGGACCACGCTCACGTGTCCGTCCCGGAGAGGGCGCTCACACCCGGCAGCTCCTTGCCCTCGAGGTACTCGAGGGAAGCGCCGCCGCCGGTGGAGATGTGGCCGAACTGCTCGTCGGTGAAGCCCAGGGAGCGCACGGCCGCGGCGGAGTCGCCGCCGCCCACCACGGACAGCCCGCCGGCCTGCGTGGCCTCGGTGAGGGCCTGCGCCACGGCGCGGGTGCCCTCGGCGAACGCCGGGAACTCGAACACGCCCATCGGGCCGTTCCAGAACACGGTCCTGGCGCCTCGGATGCGCTCGCCGAACGCGGCGGCCGAGCCGGGGCCGATGTCGAGGCCGAGGGCGTCCGCACCGTGGGCGCCGGTGGTGAGCGCGTCCACGGGCAGGACCTCGTGCTCGGCGTCCTTGGCGAACGCGGACGCCATGACGATGTCCGTGGGGAGCACGATCTCCGCCGCGCCGTCCTTGCCGGAGCGCTCGAGGTAGCCGCGGACGGTCTCCAGCTGGTCCTCCTCCAGGAGCGACGCCCCTACCTCATGGCCCTGCGCCTTGAGGAAGGTGAAGAGCATGCCGCCGCCGATCAGCAGCGTGTCCGCCTTCTCCATCAGGTTGTCGATGACGGCCAGCTTGTCCGACACCTTGGAGCCGCCGAGCACGACCACGTAGGGGCGCTCCGGGGACTCGGTGAGGCGGGTCAGCACCTGCAGCTCGGCGGCCACCAGCGGGCCCTGATACGCCGGGAGCAGCCCGGCGATGTCCGCCACGGAGGCGTGGGCGCGGTGCACGGCGCCGAAGGCGTCGCCCACGTAGGCGCCGTCCTCGCCGGCAAGGTCGGCCATCTCGCGGGCCAGCTCTCCGCGCTCGGCCGCGTCCTTGGAGGTCTCACGCGCGTCGAAGCGGACGTTCTCCACCAGGAGCACCTGGCCGTCCTGGAGCGCGGCGGCCTTGGCGCGGGCGTCCTCGCCGGTGACGTCGGAGGCGAGCTGCACGTCGGCGCCGAGGACCTCGCCGAGGCGGCGGGCGACGGGGGCCAGCGAGTACTGGGGATCCGGCTCGCCCTGGGGGCGGCCCAGGTGCGCCATGACGACGACGCGGGCGCCGGCATCGGCCAGGTCCTTGATGGCCGGGGCCGAGGCACGGATGCGGCCGCCGTCGGTGACGGTCTGCCCGTCCAGCGGGACGTTCAGGTCCGACCGGATGAGGACGGTGCGTCCGGCGACGCCGGCCTCGAGCAGGTCGGTCAGGGTCTGGGCGGTCATGGGTGCCTCCTGGTGTCGGTCACGGATGGACCCAGTCTAGGCAGACGGCCCGGTCCGGTGGAGGTCCACCGGGCCGGGCCGTCAGGGCTGAGCGTCGACGCTCAGAGCTTGGACGCCATGTGGGACGCCATGTCCATGAGCTGGCAGGTGTAGCCGTACTCGTTGTCGTACCAGCCGATGACCTTGACGGTCTGGCCGATGGACTTGGTGAGCGGGGCGTCGAAGGTGCACGCCGCGGGGGCCGTCACGATGTCGGAGGAGACGATCGGGTCCGTGGAGTACACCAGGCGGCCGACCAGCGGGCCGGACTCGGCGGCCCTGCGGAAGGCCTCGTTGACCTCCTCGGCCTCGACGTGGCGCGTCAGCTCCACGGTGAGGTCGGTGGCGGAGCCGGTGATGGTGGGCACGCGCATGGCGAAGCCGTCCAGCTTGCCCTTGAGCTCGGGGATGACCTCGCCGATGGCCTTGGCGGCGCCGGTGGAGGTGGGGACCATGTTCTGGGCGGCGGCGCGGGCGCGGCGGCGGTCCTTCTTGTGCACGTTGTCGTGCAGGTTCTGGTCGCCGGTGTACGCGTGGATCGTGGTCATGATGCCGTCCACGATGCCGAACTCGTCGTTCAGCACCTTGACCATCGGGGCCAGGCAGTTGGTGGTGCAGGACGCGTTGGAGACGATGTGCATCGTCGAGGAGTCGTAGTCGCCCTCGTTGACGCCCATCACGAAGGTGCCGTCGACCTCCTTGCCCGGGGCGGACAGCAGCACCTTCTTGGCGCCGGCGTCCAGGTGGGCCTTGGCGGCGGGACCGGTGGTGAAGCGACCGGTGCACTCCACCACGATGTCGACGCCGAGCTCACCCCAGGGGAGGTTCGCCGGGTCGGTCTCGGCGAAGAAGGCGACGTCCTTGCCGTTGATGCTGAAGCCCTTGTCGGTCAGCTCCAGCTCGCCGGGGAAGCGGCCCAGGATCGTGTCGTACTTGGTCAGCCAGAAGAGGTCCTCGGTGGCGGCGAGGTCGTTCACCGCGACCAGCTCGAGGTCGTCGTGGCCCTGTTCGAGGAGCACGCGCACGGCGTTGCGGCCGATGCGGCCGTATCCGTTGATGGCGATCTTGGTCATGGTGGTTCCCTTCACTCGGTGTGGGGTCGTCCGATGGTGTCGTCGTCGTCCAGAGAGGACCAGGGGCGGGACGGGTCACGTCCCGCCCCGGGTCGGGGCGACCGAGGGATCAGGCCGGGAGGATCAGGCCGGAGGCGCCGTTGCGGGCGGCCTCGAAGCGCTGCTGCACGTCGGCCCAGTTCACGATGTTCCAGATCGCCTTGACGTAGTCCGCCTTGACGTTCTGGTAGTCGAGGTAGAAGGCGTGCTCCCACATGTCCAGCTGGAACAGCGGGATGGTGGCCACGGGCACGCCATTCTGCTGGTCGTAGAACTGCTCGATGACCAGGTTGCCGCCGATGGGCTCGTAGGCCAGCACGGCCCAGCCGGAGCCCTGGATGCCGAGGGCGGCGGCGGTGAAGTGCGCCTGGAACTTGTCGAACGAGCCGAAGAACTCGTCGATGGCGGCGGCCAGCTCGCCGGTGGGCTTGTCGCCGCCCTCCGGGGAGAGGTTCTTCCAGAAGATGGAGTGGTTGGTGTGGCCGCCCAGGTTGAACGCCAGGTCCTTGGAGAGCTGGTTCACGGAGGCGAAGTCCTCGGCCTCGCGGGCCGCGGCGAGCTTCTCGAGGGCGGTGTTGGCGCCCTTGACGTAGGTCGCGTGGTGCTTGGAGTGGTGCAGCTCCATGATCTTCGCGGAGATGTGCGGCTCCAGCGCCGCGTAGTCGTAGTCGAGCTCGGGCAGGACGAATTCCGTCATGCTTCCTCCTTCATTCAGGGGGCCTCCGTCCTGTGCGCGGAGGCCGGTGTCCAGGGGAACCCGGCCGCGGTGGGCCGTATTCCTCGCCCCCATTGTGGACACGGGCGCGGCGCGGGCGCCATCCCCGGCCGCCCCTCCCCCGGCCGAGCAGTCAGGCGCCGTCGACCGCCGTGCCGGGGATGCCCTCGGCGGCCGCCCGCTTGTCCGCCATCGACAGCAGGCGGCGGATCCGCCCGGCGACCGCGTCCTTGGTCATGGGCGGGTCCGCCAGGCGCCCCAGCTCGTCGAGGGAGGCCTGCTTGTGCTCGAGACGCAGGCGCCCGGCGTAGCCGAGGTGGTCCGGGACGTCGTCGCCCAGGATCTCGAGGGCTCGCTCGACGCGTGCCCCCGCGGCGACGGCGGCCTGGGCGGACCGGCGGAGGTTGGCGTCGTCGAAGTTGGCCAGGCGGTTGGCCGTGGCGCGCACCTCCTTGCGCTCGCGACGCTCCTGCCACAGCGCCGCGGTCTGGTCCGCTCCCACCGCGGTCAGCAGCGCGGCGATCGCCTCTCCGTCGCGGACGACCACGCGGTCCGCCTGGCGCACCTCGCGCGCCTTGGCGGCCACGCCGAGCCGCCGCGCGGCGCCCACGAGGGCGAGTGCGGCCTCGGGGCCCGGCGTCGTGACCTCCAGGCACGAGGAGCGCCCCGGCTCCGTCAGGGAGCCGTGGGCCAGCAGCGCCCCGCGCCAGACGGCGGCGGTGTCCGCCGCCGACCCCTGCACGAGGGCGGGGGGCAGGCCGCGGACGGGGCGGCCGCGCAGGTCGAGCAGGCCGGTCTGGCGGGCCAGGTCCTCGCCGCCGCGGACGACGCGGATCACGTAGCGCTGGCCGCGGCGCAGGTTGCCTCCCGAGATGACCACGATCTCGGTGGCGTGGCCGTACAGCTCCGTGATGGCCGCCCGCAGCCGTCGGGCGCTCGCCCCGTGGTCGAGCTCGGCCTCGATCACCACGCGCCCGGAGACGAGGTGGAGCCCGCCGGCGAAACGGAGCATCGTGGCCGTCTCGGCCCGCCGCTCCGGGACCGCCCCGACGGGCACGCGGGCGAGCTCCTCCTTGAGGGTCATGGTCAGCGCCACGGGCGTCTCCTTCGATGCGTGCGGTGTGTGCGGTGCCGCCCCGTGGACGGCCCCGGGCGCGGGGGCGTCGCCGCCCCGCGGCCCGTCACGAGCTCATGGCCTCGTCGATGGCCACGGCGAGCCGCAGGGGGTCGTGGGCGAGCCGGTTCGCGGCATGGGCCACTCTACTGAACGCCACCCGGGCGCCGAGGCGACGGGCCTCCTGGACCACGGCGGCCCGGTCCGCCACGGCGTCCGCGTCCGCGATCACCACGTCCAGCTGCAGGCCCGGGGCGTGCTCGCGCAGGACCTTCAGATGGTCCGCGTGCGTCATGCCCGTGGTCTCCTGCGTGCCCGTGTCGATGTTCAGCACGAAGATCCGGCGCGCCGTGGTGACCTCGAGCGCCCCGCGGACCTCGGGCATGAGCAGGTGCGGCAGGACCGACGTGTACAGGGAGCCGGGACCGATCACCACCCAGTCGGCCAGCTCGATGGCCGCCAGGGCCTCCGGGGTGGCGGGCGCGTCGGCCGGGGACAGCCGCACGTCGA
This sequence is a window from Micrococcus porci. Protein-coding genes within it:
- a CDS encoding phosphoglycerate kinase encodes the protein MTAQTLTDLLEAGVAGRTVLIRSDLNVPLDGQTVTDGGRIRASAPAIKDLADAGARVVVMAHLGRPQGEPDPQYSLAPVARRLGEVLGADVQLASDVTGEDARAKAAALQDGQVLLVENVRFDARETSKDAAERGELAREMADLAGEDGAYVGDAFGAVHRAHASVADIAGLLPAYQGPLVAAELQVLTRLTESPERPYVVVLGGSKVSDKLAVIDNLMEKADTLLIGGGMLFTFLKAQGHEVGASLLEEDQLETVRGYLERSGKDGAAEIVLPTDIVMASAFAKDAEHEVLPVDALTTGAHGADALGLDIGPGSAAAFGERIRGARTVFWNGPMGVFEFPAFAEGTRAVAQALTEATQAGGLSVVGGGDSAAAVRSLGFTDEQFGHISTGGGASLEYLEGKELPGVSALSGTDT
- the tpiA gene encoding triose-phosphate isomerase codes for the protein MSVVQPVRVPLIAGNWKMNLDHQEAVTLVQRLGWLLGDADHEQGNVEAAVFPPFTDLRSVQTLVAADRIGVAYGAQDVSAEDSGAFTGEVSGAFLAKLGCAYAIVGHSERRTLHHEDDALVARKAAAALRHGLVPVVCVGEGLDVRQAGRHVEHTVAQLRGSLDGLSSEDVARVVVAYEPVWAIGTGEVASAADAQEMCAALRADLAERHGAEVAERVRVLYGGSVKSSSAPELLAQPDVDGALVGGASLDADEFARIVRSDAAH
- the secG gene encoding preprotein translocase subunit SecG — translated: MDILTLLLQIAVVALSVVIIMLVLLHKGRGGGVSDMFGGGVTTSMSSSGSAQRLLTRVTVSATVLWGLAIVALALIARFSVES
- the whiA gene encoding DNA-binding protein WhiA, coding for MALTMTLKEELARVPVGAVPERRAETATMLRFAGGLHLVSGRVVIEAELDHGASARRLRAAITELYGHATEIVVISGGNLRRGQRYVIRVVRGGEDLARQTGLLDLRGRPVRGLPPALVQGSAADTAAVWRGALLAHGSLTEPGRSSCLEVTTPGPEAALALVGAARRLGVAAKAREVRQADRVVVRDGEAIAALLTAVGADQTAALWQERRERKEVRATANRLANFDDANLRRSAQAAVAAGARVERALEILGDDVPDHLGYAGRLRLEHKQASLDELGRLADPPMTKDAVAGRIRRLLSMADKRAAAEGIPGTAVDGA
- a CDS encoding glucose-6-phosphate isomerase, whose translation is MSTFGLTATGAALDAVDRHVPALVAERFASRLAAEDADLWGPDARDEAAKRLGWISLFEESRTVAAEAAALAEELRGQGLTRVVLAGMGGSSLAPEVIAATAGAELEVLDSTDPQQVAAVLDHDLERTVLVVSSKSGSTVETDSQRRIVEAALAAEDIDPASRIVVVTDPGSPLEEASVEAGYRAVFTADPTVGGRYSALTAFGLVPAALAGVDVESLLDEAEDVLDLVTADDADNPALQLGAAIGGTEPLRDKLVIQDLGSGIDGFGDWVEQLIAESTGKDGTGLLPVVVRPGDPETAWEAPDLLKVTLVSESEESPAGGDGVRLHGSLGALLLTWEAATAVAGRLLGINPFDQPDVEAAKAAARELLDSPAEEAEPGTVIHGVEVSGPESVTSADDLRGVLAAVRELVPEDGYLAVHAYLDRHADVDLAGIRADLASALGRPVTFGWGPRFLHSTGQYHKGGPRNGVYLQVTGDAALDVEVPGRPFTLGRLIAAQAAGDADVLRRLGRPVVTLRLRDRSAGIAALRTAAREA
- the gap gene encoding type I glyceraldehyde-3-phosphate dehydrogenase, with the protein product MTKIAINGYGRIGRNAVRVLLEQGHDDLELVAVNDLAATEDLFWLTKYDTILGRFPGELELTDKGFSINGKDVAFFAETDPANLPWGELGVDIVVECTGRFTTGPAAKAHLDAGAKKVLLSAPGKEVDGTFVMGVNEGDYDSSTMHIVSNASCTTNCLAPMVKVLNDEFGIVDGIMTTIHAYTGDQNLHDNVHKKDRRRARAAAQNMVPTSTGAAKAIGEVIPELKGKLDGFAMRVPTITGSATDLTVELTRHVEAEEVNEAFRRAAESGPLVGRLVYSTDPIVSSDIVTAPAACTFDAPLTKSIGQTVKVIGWYDNEYGYTCQLMDMASHMASKL
- a CDS encoding glucose-6-phosphate dehydrogenase assembly protein OpcA produces the protein MKIRMHDTTTSQVAKRLTALRESAGVSALGRVLTLVIVTDDAGIEAALGAANAASLEHPCRIVVLALGDPLAPTRLDAEIRVGGDAGASDVVVLWCQGEDAVADEPLVSGLLLPDAPIVVWWPGEPPAEPATTALGRLAHRRITDSATCRDAKETLQRLAAGLHDGDTDLAWTRLTLWRSQVAAILDNLDLADVRSVTVDGAPDSPSTLLLAAWLTWGLDRPVTIAHSKAGHGIRAVRLRGPEGDVVLSRSQSEVARLYQQGRPVQRISLPRRSDQDCLAEELRRLDPDEVYGDVLRVGLPRTDLAPVDASDR
- a CDS encoding superoxide dismutase; translated protein: MTEFVLPELDYDYAALEPHISAKIMELHHSKHHATYVKGANTALEKLAAAREAEDFASVNQLSKDLAFNLGGHTNHSIFWKNLSPEGGDKPTGELAAAIDEFFGSFDKFQAHFTAAALGIQGSGWAVLAYEPIGGNLVIEQFYDQQNGVPVATIPLFQLDMWEHAFYLDYQNVKADYVKAIWNIVNWADVQQRFEAARNGASGLILPA
- the zwf gene encoding glucose-6-phosphate dehydrogenase, with protein sequence MRPEPGGPARRNPLRDPRDRRLTRIAGPSALVLFGVTGDLARKKLLPAMYDLAHRGLLPPSFSLVGFGRRDWSEAEFADYVRAAVEAGSRTAFNETVWDQFRGGLRFVSGAFGDADAYARLDEVLTELESSRGTGGNTAFYLSIPPDWFEDVSRHLADQGLADRSQPADGPWRRVVIEKPFGHDLASAHELNAVIERVFPPDAVFRIDHYLGKETVQNILAFRFANRIFEPLWSAEHVDHVQITMAEDIGIGGRAGYYDGVGAARDVIQNHLLQLLALTAMEEPISFDAAHLRAEKEKVLAAVRVPCTPEGLEAASARGQYTSGWQGGEQVTGFLDEEGFNPASVTETFAALKVDIGTRRWQGVPFYLRAGKRLGRRVTEIAVVFKSPPHLLFPVHPGDEFGQNVIVIRVQPDEGVTIRFASKVPGTQHEVRDVTMDFGYGHAFTEDSPEAYERLILDVLLGEPPLFPRQEEVELSWAIVDPFEEHWASLGTQPEPYAPGTWGPPSADALMARDGRTWRRP